A window of Lepidochelys kempii isolate rLepKem1 chromosome 1, rLepKem1.hap2, whole genome shotgun sequence contains these coding sequences:
- the LOC140910862 gene encoding endonuclease domain-containing 1 protein-like has translation MLLLMLLFQLSMLGNSEVVTSFENTCPQFFFRETPPNDAIKPANPAQICQLYKNQYRFATLYDRDHRIPIYSAYVYQPGYGKRPNSWMVEPQLMGSNYQKEMATEWILLNDIGVDQGLLNESQAVLRDYKNLTNFNRGHLNPNGHQPDPDYKAATFTLTNIVPQFMNLNSGKWNNYEQEVMMSRTEGCATTYVVVGVVPGNNYIAGGRVNKPSHMWSAACCEIDNNHRKSWAVIALNDQNAVELLTLGELEEKLVELYRKEEILLFDSDCPRQ, from the exons ATGCTGCTGCTGATGCTGCTGTTCCAGCTTTCTATGCTGGGGAACAGTGAGGTGGTGACATCTTTTGAAAACACATGCCCTCAGTTTTTCTTCCGGGAAACCCCCCCAAATGATGCCATCAAACCTGCCAATCCAGCCCAGATTTGCCAACTTTACAAGAATCAGTATCGCTTTGCTACTTTGTACGACAGGGACCACCGCATTCCAATATACTCTGCGTATGTGTACCAACCTGGTTATGGTAAGCGACCTAATAGCTGGATGGTAGAACCCCAG CTGATGGGTTCAAATTACCAAAAGGAAATGGCAACTGAATGGATCCTCTTAAATGATATTGGTGTTGACCAGGGACTGCTTAATGAGAGCCAGGCTGTCCTTCGAGATTACAAGAATCTGACTAATTTCAACAGGGGCCACTTGAACCCCAATGGGCACCAACCTGACCCTGACTATAAGGCTGCTACCTTCACCCTGACCAACATTGTGCCACAGTTTATGAACCTCAATAGTGGGAAATGGAACAACTACGAACAAGAAGTAATGATGAGTAGGACTGAAGGGTGTGCTACCACATATGTCGTTGTGGGAGTGGTCCCTGGCAACAATTACATAGCTGGAGGCAGAGTCAATAAGCCCAGCCACATGTGGTCTGCTGCCTGCTGTGAGATTGATAACAATCACAGGAAGTCCTGGGCAGTCATTGCTCTAAATGATCAGAATGCAGTCGAGCTGCTCACTCTGGGTGAGTTAGAGGAGAAGCTGGTTGAACTGTACAGAAAGGAGGAGATCCTTCTGTTTGACAGTGACTGTCCCCGACAATAA